AGAGAGGCACTGGCCTCCGGGCTGGGATCCTTAGATCTCTAGGTGCTTTTTCTTGATTAAATCATAAACCATGCTCCTTGTAGAAAATGTAATATCACAGAAAaccatgaagaagaaaagaaagggtctaGGCACACAGCCCTGCTGAGGGACCTGCCAGTACCTCCATATACAGGGGCAGCGTGACGCTGTCCCTACCTGTCCACATGCAGCCCATGGCTGCCTGCATCCCCTTGGGTGAGGGTCCTGGTGTCTTGGGGGTCAAGCCATCATCTGAGAGCAGCTCATTTCATTCAACCAGAGCTGAGCTCCCCCAGACGGGGGCAGGGTAAGGGTGCTGGGGGCTGCATCCTGGTGAGGGAATGTCCAGACCCCCACCCAGCTCTCCCGGCCTGATGGAGCACAGGTACTCAACACTGCTGATTAAAATCACTGGCTCTTAAGGTGCGGTCCctgaagaagcagcagcagccgcatcacctgggagcttggcAGAAATGAAGATTCTCAGGCCTGCCCACCTGTGGAGTCAGCACCCTGGGCGTGACAGGCAGACACCTGCGTTTGGATGCCTTCTTTTGGGTGACTCTGATGCCTGCTAAGGGGAGACCCCAGAGTGAGCCACCCAGCCAGCTGTGGCCACCTGCTGCCCCTTGGCCGTCGTCCTGACCTCCATCTCTCGGACACAGCCCCACTCTGTCCGTCAGAGTCAGCCTCCACCGCTTCACCCCGAGTGAGGGCCCCTCCTCAATCCTCCTCAGACTTTCGGAAGGGCACTTTGAGTCCCCTCCAACCCCTTCTGGGGGCAGGACCCCCCAAGCTCGGGTCTGCGGCCAGAGCGGCCAGAAGAGAATGTGGTGGGGGTGCCGCTGTCATCGGAGTCGCCGCCGACGGGACGAGGGTTGCGGGTGAACTGCGGAGGCCCGAGGAAGAGCAAGGGACTGAGGATGGACTGGGCGTGGGGCCCCGCGGGGAGCCGACtgcccgccccgcgccccgccccgcgccccgccccagGCACCCCCACCTCCCTCCGACGCTTGCCGCGCCCCGCCTCCCCGTCAGCACCCCGAGCCCCAGAGCGGAGCCCAGAGTCCTGAGCCAGCGCAGCGCGGGCGCTTGGCTCTCCGAGGGCCGAAGGGGCTGCCCCGCCCAGGTGAGTGCCGCgcgcccctgcccccagcatccCTGCCCGCGCCCCTTCCCTCCGCTCTCGCCAGGGTCCCTCACAGATCTCCGTTACCCTCTCCACGAGTCTCACGACCCTGCGCGCAGCCCTGCGCCGCCCTGGCACTCCTGGAGCTCTCCTGTCGCCGTCCtgagtccctcccctccccttccgtCTGCTCCCCAGCCTCGGCCGCCATCCTCTCCCACTCCCTCGCTCCCCACCCTTGCCATCCTCCGGCCTCTGGACCCGATGTGCCAGAGTCAGGGTAGAAACCTCAGGGAGACTGGGTCGACCTGCTCTGGCTCTGCCCACCGCGCCTCTCCTGGCCCGACCTCCCCACGGAGGGCGCCGCAGCGGGGCTCGCCCAGGGGCTGGCGAGGGTTCGCGAGGAGGCTGTGGCTGGAGTGGGTGCGGAAAAAGCAGACCGCGGAGGGCGCAGGATCCGAGGGGGCCCCTGGGTGGGGGGTGCTGGCAGAGGGGAGGCGGTGGTCCGTGAGCTGTGGGAAGAGTGCAGGCAGTGTCAGGCCAGCTCCAGGGCCCtgccttgcagagcacagggtgccTGGTCCTGGGGTTCCCGGTGTGCTTCACCCTGGACTGGGGAGTAGAGGGGTTGGGGCCCTGGCGGCTGGGGATGGAACCCTGGCGTGTCCAGGGCTTGGCACCTGTGCTCTGGGGGCCACCCTCTCCAGAAGGGAGCATGCGGCCTGGAAGTTCACCTGTGTGCTATCTCCCCACCCAGGGTCCAGGTGGGGCCCTCACCTGCCCACTTACCTtgtccctgcccctcctgccAGCCTGGGATTCTGGGGAGAAAGCAAGTGGGAGAGCCCCTGCTGCGCAAAGTGTGAGGCAGTTCTGGCTGCTGCTGAGCCTCTTTTGAAGAGAACAGGTTCCTGGGGACAGCGGCCACTTGAGGGGACGTCAGGGAGCCTCCCGGGCAGACGTGGTCGCTGGCACCGATGACAATGACCTACCATTGGTTCCCAGTGAAACAGTGGCTGGGAGTTCTGAGAAAGTGTGCTGGGGGCAGAATGTGGCTTTGGAAACTTCCTGCAGGGCATGCAGACCCTGCAGAGACCCTGAGGAGGGGGCTCTACCAGCCTGGCCTCCCTGTTGCTGCGTGGAGCCCACCCTCACCCACCTCAGTTTCCCTCTCATGGGGAAGGGATACCCCAGACCAAGGCTGCCTTAAGGACAGATGGAGAGTGTTTCAGGGGAGGGACAGGAGTGGGGGTTGCCATCGGCTGCACCCATGATCCAGGCCCTCCCAGGGGAGGCAGGCCTGGGTGGGGGACCTTGGGTGGTGCTGAGGCCTGTCCTCTTAGCCACGACATTCCCCACCCATTTGCCCCCACCCTGCACAGGTGAGGCCCCAGGACCAGCAAGCCTCGATCTCGGTGGCTTCCACAGCTGCCCCTGGGCTGCAGGGCCGGCTCCTTCCTGCTGACCTCACACTGGGTGAGCCTAGAAGGGATTGGACCACGCTGATCCTCCCCCAGGCCATGGAACACTTGAGCACCGACgtcccctcccaggccccccgGGGAGGCTCTGGCACATTCTCCACGGAGCTCAGGGCTCCTGGTGCTGGGGAGGAGGTTCTAGGCTGTTTGGTGCACATGAGCGGGAACGGCTATTGAGCGCTACTATGTGTCGGGCATCTCAGCAGCTATTGAGCGCTACTGTGTGCCTGGACTCATTTCCTCTGCTCAATGGCTTTGTAGGTGTCACCTGTTACGGGGAGCCAGGGCTCAGAGAAGTGGTGTGACTTACCTAAGACCCCTTGGCCAGTGTGTGGGgatgggctggggcagggggtgggctctattccctgtgccaCAGCAGTGGGCAGGTGGTCCCTTCCTGGTGGGGGCCTCTGGGTCAGAAAGCCCCAGTGTTGGCCCGTGGTCATTCCACAGCTACCCCACACCCCGAATCCCTTACCCGCAGAGGGGAAGGGCTGGAGGGATAAGTTCCCCACGAGCGTGTGATTTCTGTGACTAAGAAGATTGCTCTCTCTGAATGATGGCTCTTGCAGAATTATGTTCCAAGAGGCAGGAGCAGCAAGATCAACCTAATTTTGTTCTTCACTGCTCTGAACTTTAACTCAGGCGTTGGGGTAATCTGGGGGGATGCAGGGGCCTGGCAGTCTGCTCAGCACCCTCTGGGTTCTGGGCAGTAGGGACACCTGGCCGCTTCCTGAAGACAAGGTGCTCATCTGATTTAGAATCAAACTCAGGTTCAGGTGCGTCCGAGTTCCTTCTTCTCCACCCAGCCCCCGGAAAGCCTCCACTTTGGATATCTTTGGGGACAGGGTGTAGCCCCCAGGACTCTCCACCCTGATGCCCACACAAGCCACCTGGCTGTCTCCAGACCAGCGTCCTTCTAGAATTCATTCCCCATTAGCACCTCAAGGGAGCTTtaaacatcattttacatttaatttctttttaaaatgtgagggggcccctctgtgccaggccctgggaaacAGAGATCAACAGGTCAATTCCCACCCACGAGAGCAAGCCTTCAGGTGTCCAGTCTCGGAGTGTCCGGGGTGTCCCTCCTGCCAACTGGGCGCCAGCCCCACCCGCCCCTGCCCCCTACCCACAGCACAGCCCAAGGGACCCCCaagctttgtattttaaaacatatttttattatttatttaggccacgtctcacggcatgtaggatcttagttcccccaaccagggatcgaacctgcaccccctgcagtggaagtgcagagtcttaaccactggaccaccgggcaagtccccaccaccaccacccgccaccAGCTTTGTCTTGAAATGCGTCCTCCCTTGGCAGCCTACcttggcctttttttttaacagaatttttgTCACACACTTCGTATCAGGTCATGATATACAGCAGGTGTGCTCAGTACCTGGGCCAGCAAATCATAGAGAAAGGTCTCTTTCCCCTTCAGGCCAGCCGGAAGCCTCCTCCGGGTGGGGATTCCAAGGGTGACAGTGTTTCTCTCTCCCCCGGCTCCCCCAGGTCCCAGCCCCCCGCTTACGGAACCTGTTGTCCTAACCCGCACTGCCCTGGGTTTCCATCCAGCCAGCCCGTCTGCGTTCTTCAGGGTTTTCTCTTCATCCTCGATGCTCTGCAGGTTGACTCGGACGCTGCTGCatcttttctttatcctgttcGGGACAGGGTTTCCCTTTTGAGCAGGACTCTTGCCCTGAGTCAGTTCTGCAGGTGCCTCCGCACCCCCACCTCTGCACCTGCTCCGAGGGAGTCCTTCAGCCCCTCTTCCGATTGCCCCATTCTCTCTTCATCTGTGTCCAGACTTTTGTGGGGCTTTTTTTGCtccaaatgatgatttttttcacaCCCAAGAGttgtaattttcaaaaatagaCACTTGTTCATTTTACTCCTTAGACAGAAGCCAAattcatttcagaatatttttatccatACCTAGAGgattctaaacatttttaaacatatctTGGGCACACTTGTTCagtcatttacttttatttcaccTGAAACGAATCCACTGATCCACCTTCTCACTGTTGATTTTCTGGGTCGTGTTTCCCAGTGCCTGTTAGCATCCGGGTGTGTCCGCCCATCGGCAGCAGAGGGTTTTTCCCTGTCTTTGTCAGAGTTGTTTATTCTGCCCCCTTGTCTACAAGGTTTCAGTTGCCCCCACCCAACCCTGGGGTCCCCAGTCCGGGCCTGGCGGCCGCTGGGAATACCCTCTGCACTAAGGTGACTTGGGGGCACTGGGGGTCAGCTGACCCTGGCTTGTCATTACGGCCCTTTCCAGCCCCGCTCATGGGTCCCCTGGGGGCACTTAGACTCCCTGCTAGCCCCACATCCCCTGCCAGAGGTGTCAGCCCccatcttcccttcctcttctccttctcatcAATGGaggtatttattttctcctgAGCATCACCGTTTTTATGAACAATttcaacatacagaaaagtacaaaaacgATATAATGGATACCCGTGTGCCCATCACCTTGACCTGCAGATGCCATTTCCCCATCTTTGCCTTGGCTCTTTCTCTACAAAAAGGCTTCACCCGTGAAgccctccctccatccacccTCCCCATATCGttcccccgccacacacacacacgcacacgtgcatTTCCTCCTGGCCAGTGGCTCAGGCTGTAATTCGTCTCTGCCTGTCGTGTGTTTGCTTGTTCATGGTTTGGGGTCCTCATATACCCCTTCCCGCTCGGTGCCCTCTGCCTGGGGCTTCAGACTTGCTGTCCTTGGGCTGGGGGTGATGGACCCGCCCGAGAGCATGTGCATCTATGTCCCTGGTCGTCTCCTTGGCCCAGTGACATCCGTGCTATGGCGGGTAGATGTTGGGGGCAGGGAAACCAGCTCCTCTTGGCCATGCGGCTGGGGCTCTGCTGGGGTGACACGGACGTGGCTCACCAGTTGGACACTGGCAGAGCCTCTGCAGCCTGAGTTCTGGTTTTTCAGCCACACGGAAGGCCCAGCACCCTCCGATGGTTCCAGGAGGCAACCCAGAGTCCAGCTTTGGGGTCACCTAGGAGAGCGGGCCTGGCCGGTGTCACTGCACTTCTGGCTGGCCTGGGATTGCGGTGCCCAGCCGATGTTTCAGCCtccttatccctcccccacccccctccacctgTCCTGCGAGTCCCCAGGGAGGTGACTCCCACCGTCCTTAGTCCCTTATCTGCGAGTTGGGTGTATCGGTGCCACCCCCAGGACTCCACGAGGCCTCAGCGAGACGGTGCCAGCCACAGACTCGAGAGTGGCCATGGGTGAGCCGGGAAGGGGGGCATTGGGGTGGAGAGGGACGGTCAGGTCTCTGGGAGCCATCGTGGTATCGACAGACGGCGTCTGGGCTCACAGCGCCGCCTGCCCGTTGCCCCCACGGCAGCTGTCCTGCTGCTCCTTCCTCTCTGGGCTTGTTTTCCAAACAATTTGCTTAATGTGATTCCCGGCCCAGTTGAACATGAGTAATCGTGTTTACCCGGCGCCATGGGGTAATCCTGAGCCTCCCGGGCCAGTGGGGCCGGGCGCAGGGGAGACACCCTCCTCGTCAGTCGCTCCGTGTCCTTCATTGTCTTGCAGTGGATGCGCCCGGCGCTCCCGCTCACCCTGCCCTGCCCGCGGCGGCCACGATGGAGCCTCTGTTCCCGGCCTCCCCACTGACCAGCTGGAATGCCTCCTCGGCAGCCACAGGCAGCGGCGGCGAGAATGGGACGCTGGCGGAGCTGGTGCCCTCCCCGGGCGCCCGGGCGGTGGTGGTGCCCGTGCTCTACCTGCTGGTGTGCACAGTGGGGCTGGGCGGCAATGCGCTGGTCATCTACGTGGTACTGCGCCACGCCAAGATGAAGACGGTCACCAACATCTACATCCTCAACCTGGCCGTGGCCGACGTGCTCCTCATGCTGGGGCTGCCCTTCGTGGCCACACAGAACGCCATCTCCTACTGGCCCTTCGGCCCCGTGCTGTGCCGCCTGGTCATGACGCTGGACGGCATCAATCAGTTCACCAGCATCTTCTGCCTGACCGTCATGAGCGTGGACCGCTACCTGGCCGTGGTCCACCCCATCCGCTCCGCCCGCTGGCGCCGCCCTCGGGTGGCCAAGCTGGCCAGCGCCGCGGTCTGGGCCTTCTCTCTGGTCATGTCACTGCCGCTGGTGGTGTTTGCGGACATCCAGGAGGGGTGGAACACCTGCAACCTCAGCTGGCCGGAGCCTGTGGGCCTGTGGGGCGCCATCTTCATCATCTACACGTCCGTGCTAGGCTTCTTTGGGCCGCTGCTGGTCATCTGCCTGTGCTACCTGCTCATCGTGGTGAAGCTGAAGGCGTCGGGAGTGCGCGTGGGCTCCACGCGGCGGCGCTCAGAGCGCAAGGTGACCcgcatggtggtggtggtggtgctggtgttCGTGGGCTGCTGGCTGCCCTTCTTCATCGTCAACATTGTCAACCTGGCCTTTGTGCTGCCCGAGGAGCCCGCCTCCGCCGGCGCCTACTTCTTTGTGGTCGTGCTGTCCTATGCCAACAGCTGCGCCAACCCCTTGCTCTACGGCTTCCTCTCTGACAACTTCCGCCAGAGCTTCCGGAAGGTTCTGTGCCTCCGCAAGAGCTACGGCACTGAGGACGCGGATGCCACGGAGCCGCGGCCGGGCCAGAGCAGCCGGCTGCAGGAGGCCATGCTGCCCGCACGCAGCTGCGAGGCCAACGGGCTCATGCAGACCAGCAAGCTATGAGCGCGGAGGCCGCGGGAGGGGACCCCGGGAGAGGCCGTCCTGGGTGTGGAGCGGGGGCAGGTGAGGGTACAGGAACCCACTGCctcctcttctgctttccttcccGGAGAAGGTGGGGAACTggagcagaagagaagaaagagccaGACAGCAGTGGGAGGAGCAGCCTCCCAAGGCAAATAGACCGGAGAGGCCAGGCCAAGTGGGGCGTATGCAGATGCCAGGCCCTGGAGGAATTCGGCTTCCTGTCCTCTCCACCCCCAAGAAATgcgctcctcccaccccccaggcccGAAAACGGGTCCCAGAGAAGATGCCCTGGCAGCCTCGCTGGGAAAGGCCTTGGGCTCCCTGGTGCCTGGGCATCTTTGCGAGGCTGGAAGGAGAAGAACCAGAATGTGGGTGTCACTCACCCGCAGGCCCCCATCTGAGACAGCCCTGCCCAGTGCCGCCCCCAACTCGGTTGTCCTCAGTTGGCCCAGAGCAGGATGCCGACCCCAGGAGGGCGCAGGGAGCAGGCAGAGCCTTGCTGGGCAGGGGAAAGCCTGGGTCAGCGCTACCTGGGCCTCGGCACAGACCCCAGACAGAGGCCAAGCCCTGGAAACGAGATCACATAATGAGGGCGCTTGTGTTTGACAACCGCTCCCTGAATAAATTAGAGAATAAATGTTTGACTCTTTCCCAGAGCAAATATTGTCCCTGGAGCCAATTGAAGCCAGTGCAAATCAGAGCAAGTGGATCATACTCGGCTGGGCTGGGGATAGGCAAACACCCATGTGGAAGCGGCATCGGGACACTTAGATGATAAGGCAGGGGAAAGGGTACACAAGCCAGCTAAAAGGAGCGACAGGGCTGGGGCTGCGCCGGCTTGCCTCCTGGGGGTGGCAGGGTTAGGATTTGGCCCCGGAGCATGCAGGGGATGCATCTGATTCTTCCATGGCCTGGTGGGTGCAGGGAGTGTGTGGCTCGTTTGGGGCCCCTGCCTCCGACCCTGGTCAAGTGGGAACGCGGCCGCCTCCTGAGCCCCAGGCTGAGTCTCTGCCACTCCTGGGCTCCatcttgggggtgggggccaCAAAGCCTGGCATTGGAGTCACAGGGAGCTGGTGACTAAAGCCACCCCCGCCCGGCCCTAGGGGGACCAGCATCCCAGGGAGGGGTGGGTGCCTGGGAGAAACAGGTTCGTTCAACCAACCACTCCCCACAACCCCTGGGTTCGGATGCAAAGTGCATCCACTCAGAATAATTTTGGGGAGCAAGCAGATGGCTCAGAAATATGTGCCCAGGTCAATTTCTCCCAATTGATTTGGCATCTTGAGCTCCCTCCCCAGGGTAACACCAGCCAAGAGTGCCCGTGTGGGGACTGCAGACACCAGCAGCAACCTGACCAGTCCTGCCTGTgaggggtgtgagtgtgtgtgcatgtgtgcctgtgtgtgagtgtgtgtgtatgtgcttctgtgcatgcatgtgcctgtgtgtatatatgtgtgaatgtgtgggtgtgtatgcgtgtgcatgtgtctgcttgtgagtgtgtgtgcctgtgtgtgagtgcatgtgtagacatgtgtgtgcctgtgtgtgtgcccaGAGCCTGATGGACCCAGTAGGTGGAGGAGCTGATTCCAGGCAGCCCATGGACCCTGGGTCTGGGTGGGAGCTGGTGACCAGAACTGGCCAGGGTGGACAGTCCCTGAAGCCCCGGGCCAGGGTGGGACACCGAATGGGAGGAAGTGAGGACTAGGCACCCCTGAGAGCGTGTAGAGAAGCGGGGACAGGAGTGTTCCAGGAGAAACGTGAGCCCAGGGAGCCGTGGACATGGCATGGTGGGCCTGGGGATGCAGCCTGGCCTGGCCACTGCCCTCCGCACCCAGCACAGGCTGGGCACAGCTGCGGGGGCCACAGATccaccacacggcttgcaggtCCCGGGTCCACAGGTCCtgagtggggcagggggtggggagagcaaaCACCCTCGGGGGGTGACCTGCTTTACTGTCTCTCTCTCCGCATCGATGGGTTTTATTGGCCACTGGGCTCCAGTGGCTCCCAGAGTGACCTTACTCAGGAAATCCGGCCCGCGGAGCAGGGTGAGGCCTCCTCTGGGATCAGGATGGGGGGGGCTGTTTGCCAGGCAGGGGGGGtgcagggtgggaggggtgggtgaTGGAGGCGCAGCCCCCACAGGCAGAGCCGGTATTGTAGCCCCACAGTGAGGGAGACCAAGGCTGGCCCACCCTGAGGGCTGAGTGAGGGGTGCCCCGAGGAAGGGTCAGGAAGGGTCCACCCTCTTGGGCATTTTGGGACAGGAGGAGGGCAGACCATGGGTAGACACCAGGAAGAACTTCCCACAGGAAtctgggggctgagagctgggaCACCCTTTGGGGGTGTCAGGGAGGTGATCGACGTTGAGAATAGGGTCTTGGCTGGTCATCTGTTAGGGCCGCAGCAGAACCCTGGACTTCAAGGACTGGGTGGGCTGAGGACCTGGAGAGACTGCTGGGTCCATGACCCCCCCTCCATCCTGGCTGATGGGGGATCCCAGCCCTACAGTGCTGCCTCCCCTCCGCTGCTGTCCTGTACAGACTGGCCCATGCCATCCTGGCTCCTGAGGGCTGGTCTGGCCACCATGAACCTGAAgtgtgtttgctgaatgaataactgaGTGATTGATGTGATAATTGATTGATAATTGAGCGATGGCGGCTCTGTCCAGTTGGGGTCCTTACCTTGAAGGTCCAGTGACTGTCCAGGAACCTGATTGGGGTCCCCatctctgtccttccctccccGAGCTCTCACCCCTCTCCAGGGCCCTTGCTCCTCCCTGTCCCaggcccaccccctccccactccctcaggCTGCATATCTGGACGTGGTGGTGACAACTATGCATTTGTCGTATCCGCACTGATGGGTGTCTGGGGGCTCCATCTGCATGGGTCCCCACACTGGGGGCAGCAGGGTCTCTGCCTGAGCAaacctccctcccctggcccctgcctctggggaggggggtTGAGGCC
This region of Physeter macrocephalus isolate SW-GA chromosome 14, ASM283717v5, whole genome shotgun sequence genomic DNA includes:
- the SSTR5 gene encoding somatostatin receptor type 5, translated to MEPLFPASPLTSWNASSAATGSGGENGTLAELVPSPGARAVVVPVLYLLVCTVGLGGNALVIYVVLRHAKMKTVTNIYILNLAVADVLLMLGLPFVATQNAISYWPFGPVLCRLVMTLDGINQFTSIFCLTVMSVDRYLAVVHPIRSARWRRPRVAKLASAAVWAFSLVMSLPLVVFADIQEGWNTCNLSWPEPVGLWGAIFIIYTSVLGFFGPLLVICLCYLLIVVKLKASGVRVGSTRRRSERKVTRMVVVVVLVFVGCWLPFFIVNIVNLAFVLPEEPASAGAYFFVVVLSYANSCANPLLYGFLSDNFRQSFRKVLCLRKSYGTEDADATEPRPGQSSRLQEAMLPARSCEANGLMQTSKL